In Candidatus Nitronauta litoralis, one DNA window encodes the following:
- the dnaJ gene encoding molecular chaperone DnaJ, translating to MSQRDYYEVLGVSRTASDDELKKAYRKLAMQFHPDKNPGDKEAEENFKEAAEAYEVLQDSQKRQIYDQYGHEGLKGRGPSFSGMEDIFSSFGDIFGDFFGGGGGRARTGADLRADVQVTFEEAAFGVEKEVEVKKPVTCKTCKGSCSKPGTTPERCSMCGGTGQVVRTQGFFNLATPCPQCEGQGQILRYPCPDCRGEGLQLETKNIQVNIPGGVDDGSRLRLRGEGGAQAGLPPGDLYVIVHVKQHDFFHREENDIYSRLLISFSQAALGTEIEVPQLDGETRVISVPSGTQTGDRHTIRGGGIPNLRGHGRGNQIIQFVVETPKKLNKRQKELLHELAEIDGKPVKETVKGFFQKLVGL from the coding sequence ATGTCCCAGCGCGATTATTACGAAGTTTTAGGCGTATCCCGAACCGCATCCGATGATGAATTGAAAAAGGCCTACCGCAAGTTGGCCATGCAATTCCATCCGGATAAAAACCCCGGAGATAAGGAAGCAGAGGAGAACTTTAAGGAAGCTGCGGAAGCTTACGAGGTTCTCCAGGACTCCCAGAAACGACAAATATACGATCAGTACGGGCACGAAGGTCTCAAAGGCCGCGGACCCTCCTTTAGTGGAATGGAAGATATCTTCTCTTCCTTTGGGGATATCTTCGGAGACTTTTTTGGTGGAGGTGGTGGACGCGCCCGCACCGGAGCTGATTTACGCGCCGATGTCCAGGTAACCTTTGAAGAGGCTGCATTCGGTGTTGAAAAGGAAGTCGAAGTTAAAAAACCAGTCACCTGTAAAACCTGCAAAGGGTCTTGTTCCAAACCTGGCACCACACCCGAGCGCTGTTCCATGTGTGGAGGGACAGGTCAGGTTGTCCGCACCCAGGGGTTTTTCAACCTGGCGACCCCCTGCCCGCAATGTGAAGGCCAGGGCCAGATTTTACGGTATCCCTGTCCGGACTGCCGTGGTGAAGGACTGCAACTCGAAACAAAAAACATCCAGGTCAATATACCTGGCGGTGTCGATGACGGCTCGCGCCTGCGGCTACGCGGTGAAGGGGGAGCACAGGCAGGACTTCCTCCCGGCGACCTCTATGTCATCGTTCATGTAAAACAACATGATTTTTTCCATCGCGAAGAAAACGATATCTACAGTCGACTCCTCATCTCCTTTTCTCAAGCCGCCCTTGGTACGGAAATAGAAGTTCCGCAACTGGATGGAGAAACCAGAGTCATTTCCGTTCCCTCCGGGACCCAGACCGGGGATCGCCACACCATACGCGGTGGAGGCATTCCAAATTTACGTGGTCATGGTAGGGGAAACCAGATCATCCAGTTTGTTGTGGAAACACCCAAGAAACTCAACAAGCGGCAGAAAGAACTGCTCCACGAACTCGCCGAGATTGACGGCAAACCTGTCAAGGAAACGGTCAAAGGATTTTTCCAGAAACTGGTGGGGCTGTAG
- a CDS encoding nucleotide exchange factor GrpE, which translates to MTDKDTKPANNEESQFTVNDRRHWVHEDDEVLENLPEPEERLPSYVEQLKKEAEEKDRQLKEYIQAYKQKTAETDEFRQRLQRENDTRLDQARALFFKKLVPILDNFNRALESADSTGDLESFKQGVGMIFKQMKNEFETEGVKTLTPANVPFDPSQHEAFMTEEVDDPAQDGMVLAALEPGYFYKDKLIKPAKVKVAKLKSSN; encoded by the coding sequence ATGACTGACAAAGATACCAAACCTGCCAATAATGAAGAATCACAATTCACAGTAAATGATCGCCGCCACTGGGTGCATGAAGATGACGAGGTTTTAGAGAATCTACCTGAGCCAGAGGAACGCCTCCCATCTTATGTTGAACAGTTAAAAAAAGAGGCAGAGGAAAAGGATCGCCAACTCAAAGAATATATTCAGGCTTACAAACAGAAAACTGCCGAGACCGATGAGTTTCGTCAGCGGTTGCAGCGGGAAAACGACACCCGCCTGGATCAGGCGCGTGCCCTCTTCTTTAAAAAGCTTGTCCCCATTCTCGACAATTTCAATCGCGCCCTGGAATCTGCCGATTCAACAGGTGACCTTGAAAGCTTCAAACAGGGTGTCGGGATGATCTTCAAACAAATGAAGAACGAATTCGAAACCGAAGGTGTAAAAACACTGACTCCGGCCAATGTTCCGTTCGATCCCTCTCAACATGAAGCTTTCATGACCGAAGAAGTTGACGATCCTGCACAAGATGGTATGGTACTCGCGGCGCTTGAGCCAGGGTATTTTTACAAAGACAAACTCATCAAGCCAGCGAAAGTGAAAGTGGCAAAACTCAAATCCTCCAACTGA